The proteins below are encoded in one region of Lactuca sativa cultivar Salinas chromosome 3, Lsat_Salinas_v11, whole genome shotgun sequence:
- the LOC111890073 gene encoding senescence-specific cysteine protease SAG39, whose amino-acid sequence MSISSTNRTSLACLVLLFFSATLLSHTASRLLPDISSYESHEQWMARYGRVYKDADEKERRSKIFQENVKYIHSSNNGMNKGYKLAVNEFADLTNQEFTSTRNRFKAHECSASTSAFRYENVTAVPSSMDWRKKGAVTPIKDQGQCGSCWAFSAVGAMEGITQLTTGKLISLSEQELVDCDTSGVDQGCEGGLMDDAFEFIVKNKGLTTETNYPYKAVDGTCNSNEASNHAATITGHEDVPANSESALLKAVASQPISVAIDASGSDFQFYSSGVFTGECGTELDHGVTAVGYGTTGDGTKYWLVKNSWGTSWGEEGYIMMQRDVDAKEGICGIAMQASYPTA is encoded by the exons ATGTCTATTTCATCCACAAACCGCACATCTCTGGCATGTTTGGTTTTACTCTTCTTCTCAGCAACTTTGCTTTCACACACTGCATCCCGGTTGCTCCCTGACATTTCAAGCTATGAGAGCCACGAGCAATGGATGGCTCGTTATGGACGTGTGTACAAGGATGCTGATGAGAAAGAACGACGTTCAAAGATTTTCCAAGAGAACGTTAAGTACATACACTCATCCAACAATGGCATGAACAAAGGTTACAAACTAGCAGTCAATGAGTTTGCAGACCTTACAAACCAAGAGTTCACCAGCACAAGGAACCGATTCAAGGCACATGAATGTTCCGCATCCACCTCTGCTTTCAGGTATGAAAACGTGACAGCAGTCCCCTCATCGATGGACTGGAGAAAGAAAGGTGCAGTAACACCTATTAAAGAtcaaggccaatgtg GGTCTTGCTGGGCGTTTTCAGCTGTGGGAGCAATGGAAGGAATAACCCAACTGACAACAGGTAAACTAATCTCTCTATCTGAACAAGAGCTTGTGGACTGCGACACCAGTGGTGTAGATCAGGGATGTGAAGGTGGTCTTATGGATGATGCCTTTGAATTCATCGTAAAGAATAAAGGGCTTACAACAGAGACCAACTACCCATACAAAGCAGTGGATGGAACCTGCAACAGCAACGAGGCATCAAACCATGCTGCAACAATTACGGGTCATGAAGATGTTCCTGCTAATAGTGAAAGTGCATTGTTGAAGGCTGTAGCCAGTCAGCCTATCTCTGTGGCTATTGATGCAAGTGGGTCCGACTTCCAGTTCTACTCTAGCGGGGTGTTTACCGGAGAATGTGGCACAGAACTTGACCATGGTGTTACTGCTGTTGGTTATGGAACGACTGGTGATGGAACTAAGTATTGGCTGGTGAAGAATTCATGGGGAACAAGTTGGGGTGAAGAAGGGTATATAATGATGCAAAGAGATGTTGATGCGAAAGAAGGAATTTGTGGCATTGCCATGCAGGCTTCCTACCCCACTGCATAA
- the LOC111890061 gene encoding pentatricopeptide repeat-containing protein At3g12770 — translation MVRSLTIPKTLTTFPRIYLSTKIQTSNLQPFTDHELTNRWNIYYSDFNSESFYTSLLDRSTCRRHLHQIHSRIIVNGFQCNGFIVTKFIHISSNLGEISYARKLFDKFPEPYVFLWNAIIRGYSKQNMFKEAIALYTQMQKVGVGPDCFTLPHVLKACGGAAALKVGKAVHGQIFRRGFEADVFVQNGVVAVYAKCGRVDNARIVFEGLGDRTIVSWTSIISAYAQNGQPVEALRIFKTMRSYGMQPDWITLVSVISAYTDIEDLGQGKSFHSCVIKMGLEFEPDLRIALTTLYAKCGHVMIAKSLFDEMEISNVIMWNTMISGFAKNGYSNEAITLFEKMLSKKLTPDSVTVCSTILACAHLGSLEEARKMGEYIDKSNYKFDVFVNTALIDMYAKCGSIHLARKVFDETKTKDIVVWSAMIVGYGLHGKAQEAINLFHLMKQANVTPNDVTFIGLLTSCNHAGLVEEGWGIFNSMKDYGIVPRHQHYACVVDLLGRAGCLDKAYEFITNMPIKPGVSIWGALLSASRIYRHVALGEYSAEQLFSLDPYNTGHYVQLSNLYASVYMWSGVARVRVLMKERGLSKDMGCSMIEIEGKLHVFRMGDRSHPRSDEIFEEHKRLDRRLKEAGFVADMESVLHDLSYEDMEESLWNHSERLAIAYGIISTPFGTTLRITKNLRACVNCHAAIKLISRLEKREIVVRDANRFHHFKDGECSCGDYW, via the coding sequence ATGGTTCGAAGTCTCACTATTCCAAAAACATTGACGACCTTTCCCCGAATCTATCTATCCACAAAGATTCAAACGTCAAACCTCCAACCATTTACAGATCACGAACTGACCAACCGTTGGAATATCTATTATAGCGACTTCAATTCCGAATCTTTCTACACCTCTCTTCTTGATCGATCAACTTGCAGGAGACATCTCCATCAAATCCATTCCCGGATAATTGTAAATGGGTTTCAGTGCAATGGGTTCATCGTCACGAAATTCATCCATATCAGCTCTAATCTAGGGGAAATATCATATGCACGCAAGCTGTTTGATAAATTTCCTGAACCATATGTGTTTCTATGGAACGCCATTATACGGGgctattccaagcaaaacatgtTTAAAGAAGCTATTGCGTTGTACACCCAAATGCAAAAGGTAGGTGTTGGGCCAGATTGCTTCACACTGCCTCATGTGCTCAAGGCCTGTGGAGGAGCTGCTGCCTTGAAAGTTGGTAAGGCTGTACATGGGCAAATCTTCAGGCGTGGGTTTGAAGCAGATGTGTTTGTGCAGAATGGGGTTGTGGCTGTATATGCTAAGTGTGGTAGAGTTGATAATGCTAGAATTGTCTTTGAGGGGTTGGGTGATAGGACAATTGTATCATGGACTAGCATCATTTCAGCTTATGCTCAAAATGGACAACCAGTTGAAGCTCTTAGAATCTTTAAAACAATGAGGAGTTATGGTATGCAACCAGATTGGATTACTTTAGTTAGTGTTATCAGTGCCTATACTGACATAGAAGATTTGGGACAAGGGAAATCTTTTCACTCTTGTGTGATCAAAATGGGACTTGAATTTGAACCCGATTTACGGATAGCTCTCACTACTTTATATGCAAAATGTGGGCATGTTATGATTGCAAAATCATTATTTGATGAAATGGAGATATCTAATGTGATTATGTGGAACACCATGATTTCTGGTTTTGCAAAAAACGGTTACTCTAACGAAGCTATAACACTTTTCGAAAAAATGTTGTCAAAAAAGTTAACACCCGATTCTGTAACAGTCTGCTCTACAATCTTGGCTTGTGCCCATTTGGGATCACTTGAAGAAGCAAGAAAGATGGGTGAATACATTGACAAAAGTAACTATAAATTCGATGTATTTGTCAACACAGCACTTATTGACATGTATGCAAAATGTGGAAGCATACACTTAGCCCGAAAAGTTTTTGATGAAACAAAAACCAAAGACATTGTTGTTTGGAGTGCCATGATTGTTGGATATGGCTTACATGGTAAAGCACAAGAAGCCATTAATCTTTTCCACTTGATGAAACAAGCTAATGTAACTCCAAATGATGTCACCTTCATTGGGCTTCTTACATCATGCAATCATGCAGGACTTGTAGAAGAAGGTTGGGGAATATTCAACAGTATGAAAGACTATGGTATTGTGCCACGTCATCAACATTACGCGTGTGTTGTAGATCTTTTAGGTCGTGCAGGTTGTTTAGACAAAGCTTATGAGTTTATAACAAACATGCCAATAAAACCTGGTGTGTCAATATGGGGAGCACTTTTGAGTGCAAGTAGGATCTATCGCCATGTGGCATTAGGAGAATATTCTGCTGAGCAGCTTTTCTCATTAGACCCTTACAATACAGGGCATTATGTACAGCTGTCAAATCTTTATGCTTCAGTGTATATGTGGAGTGGTGTAGCTAGGGTTCGTGTATTGATGAAGGAGAGAGGATTGAGTAAAGACATGGGGTGTAGTATGATAGAGATTGAAGGGAAGCTTCATGTTTTTCGTATGGGGGATAGATCGCATCCAAGATCGGATGAAATATTTGAGGAGCATAAGAGGTTGGATAGGAGATTGAAAGAGGCTGGATTTGTTGCAGATATGGAGTCTGTTTTACATGACTTGAGTTATGAAGACATGGAGGAGAGTTTATGGAATCATAGTGAAAGATTGGCTATTGCTTATGGGATTATAAGTACTCCTTTTGGAACTACACTTAGGATAACTAAAAATTTACGTGCATGTGTGAATTGTCATGCTGCTATTAAACTTATATCAAGACTTGAAAAGAGGGAGATAGTTGTtagggatgctaatcggtttcATCATTTTAAAGATGGAGAGTGCTCTTGTGGAGATTATTGGTGA
- the LOC111890100 gene encoding fasciclin-like arabinogalactan protein 21, protein MGKVLFFIFATMLLAGITAIIIHSQHHHVRHHKDPPRDLVSNVTQLLRSNGFNFISTLLHISPDLFLSSRESTIFAIPDSAMSNLSIPPFMTIQLITYHISPSKLTIKDLLDKPLNTCITTTFQQQKISITKKDEKNRVLEINNVLITHPDMFLQGPVAIHGVSGPFASFKFHQQITQLPICNANQSDFSHGIVAAKVNLTKNKVEWGILVKFLNSSGFAPFAIGLHTVLDGVFKEHPNLKSLTIFAPPIIEPMDMPEPLLQKFVKSHIVPKKHSFKHLASMRQGASLKTLCPGTEIQITETVKNPSEELLSINRVEITSPDLFSSKSFVVHGIARAFPMYEVSTVSQ, encoded by the coding sequence ATGGGTAAAGTCCTATTCTTCATCTTCGCCACCATGCTTCTCGCCGGCATAACCGCCATCATCATCCACTCACAGCACCACCACGTACGCCACCACAAAGATCCACCACGTGATCTTGTATCAAATGTTACCCAATTGCTCCGATCCAACGGATTCAACTTCATTTCCACCCTCCTCCACATCTCACCGGACCTTTTCCTCTCATCACGGGAGTCCACCATCTTTGCCATTCCTGACTCCGCCATGTCCAACCTCTCAATACCTCCATTCATGACGATACAACTCATCACTTACCACATTTCCCCTTCCAAACTCACCATTAAAGATCTGCTCGATAAACCCCTCAATACCTGCATCACCACTACGTTTCAACAACAGAAGATATCCATCACTAAAAAAGACGAAAAGAATCGAGTTCTTGAAATCAACAACGTGTTGATTACTCATCCTGATATGTTTCTCCAGGGACCAGTCGCGATTCATGGCGTCAGTGGTCCTTTTGCTTCTTTCAAATTTCATCAACAAATCACACAGTTACCCATTTGCAACGCGAATCAGAGTGATTTTTCACATGGAATTGTCGCTGCTAAAGTCAATCTCACCAAGAACAAGGTTGAATGGGGAATATTGGTCAAATTCCTGAACTCATCCGGGTTCGCCCCTTTCGCAATTGGGTTGCACACTGTTCTTGATGGGGTTTTCAAAGAGCATCCAAATTTGAAGTCACTGACAATCTTTGCACCTCCGATCATCGAACCGATGGATATGCCTGAACCTTTACTGCAGAAATTCGTGAAATCTCATATCGTTCCGAAGAAGCATTCTTTCAAACACTTGGCATCCATGCGGCAAGGAGCATCACTCAAGACATTATGTCCAGGAACAGAAATTCAAATCACTGAAACTGTCAAGAATCCTTCTGAGGAGTTGCTTTCTATCAATAGAGTGGAGATAACTTCACCGGATTTGTTCTCGTCCAAGAGTTTCGTTGTGCATGGAATCGCACGAGCATTCCCCATGTATGAGGTTTCTACTGTGTCCCAGTAA